Proteins co-encoded in one Pelobates fuscus isolate aPelFus1 chromosome 5, aPelFus1.pri, whole genome shotgun sequence genomic window:
- the LOC134611986 gene encoding discoidin, CUB and LCCL domain-containing protein 1-like gives MASSHIVRIAPNRVTGPLVAPVDGCGHVVMNDEGGTLTSKNYPETYPDHSVCQITIRVQSGKQLYIKVADLDLDIDSASLKIYKGSSTEEYVSYSGDLSKAKTDIFLDDNTATIRFESGLHVSGRGFLINYASSDHPDFITCLTRCDYKEDPEFSNYCPAGCWDVAGNVFGDVTNGYQESSFVCKSAVHAGVIADNLGGQVLITRLQRTFQFKGMVTSQILPKGVSDSNVQFMFNNPGYISSTRPTWTDTKMGEFTKDQIATDENKAGFPVFVLVMAVTPIVFLIGGVITMCMLLRKRRDFGDDIETGVYMQLKSFGRKDLTESNLSYENEDKKYKRPTPHVSLLDPQYSHHLPMIDPGFLIRKAPTTKYIDKVIKDSCGSGKTESLAHNQSSHSSHDNATCVTSSVPQYEKPCLEDDAKRKPVYTDYRFPSDYPSRHHHLPIDYCQLQCPQYHLLHHLPQRHHPNPHFHDHPSHLYNFYPQIPVRPLSPTHHHDVH, from the exons atggcaagtAGCCATATTGTCAGAATAGCACCAAACCGTGTGACCGGACCACTGGTGGCCCCAG TGGATGGATGTGGCCACGTGGTCATGAATGATGAGGGTGGAACTCTTACATCAAAGAACTACCCTGAAACATACCCCGACCACTCAGTTTGCCAGATTACCATCAGAGTGCAGAGCGGTAAACAGCTGTACATCAAAGTGGCTGATTTGGACCTGGATATTGACTCTGCATCTCTGAAAATCTACAAGGGTTCATCCACTGAGGAATATG TGAGTTACAGTGGAGATCTGAGCAAGGCAAAGACGGACATTTTCTTAGATGATAATACTGCCACCATTCGTTTTGAAAGTGGCCTCCACGTGTCTGGCCGAGGATTTCTGATTAATTATGCCAGCAGTGATCATCCAG ATTTCATTACCTGCTTGACTCGCTGTGACTATAAAGAAGACCCAGAGTTCAG TAACTATTGTCCAGCCGGCTGCTGGGATGTAGCTGGAAACGTATTTGGAGATGTGACTAATGGATACCAAGAG TCGTCCTTCGTTTGCAAATCGGCTGTCCATGCTGGCGTTATCGCAGACAATCTGGGCGGTCAGGTTCTTATAACTCGATTACAACGCACATTCCAATTCAAAGGGATGGTGACCAGTCAGATTTTGCCAAAAGG TGTCTCCGATTCAAATGTCCAGTTTATGTTCAACAATCCGG GATACATTTCATCTACGCGTCCCACATGGACAGATACAAAAATGGGAGAGTTCACCAAAGACCAGATAGCTACTGATGAAAACAAAGCAG GATTTCCAGTCTTTGTTCTTGTCATGGCAGTTACACCGATTGTGTTTCTAATTGGAGGTGTGATTACCATGTGTATGTTGCTAAG GAAAAGAAGAGACTTTGGTGATGACATAGAAACAG GTGTCTATATGCAACTAAAGTCATTTGGAAGAAAGGATTTGACAGAATCTAATCTCAGCTACGAGAATGAggataaaaagtataaaaggcCAACACCACATGTCTCTCTTCTGGATCCTCAATATTCTCATCATCTCCCCATGATTGATCCTGGCTTCCTGATAAGAAAGGCGCCCACCACCAAGTACATAGATAAAGTGATCAAGGATTCTTGTGGAAGTGGGAAGACTGAGAGCCTCGCTCATAATCAGTCAAGTCACAGTAGCCATGACAATGCAACGTGCGTCACGTCCTCTGTGCCTCAATATGAAAAGCCATGCTTAGAAGACGATGCAAAAAGAAAACCAGTATATACTGACTACAGATTCCCTTCAGATTATCCTAGTCGTCATCACCATCTTCCCATTGATTATTGCCAACTTCAATGTCCTCAATATCATCTTCTTCATCATCTTCCTCAACGGCATCATCCTAATCCCCATTTTCATGATCATCCCTCCCATCTTTATAATTTTTATCCCCAAATTCCTGTTCGTCCTCTTTCTCCAACTCATCATCATGATGTCCACTAG